A window of Castanea sativa cultivar Marrone di Chiusa Pesio chromosome 1, ASM4071231v1 contains these coding sequences:
- the LOC142608965 gene encoding putative receptor protein kinase ZmPK1, with the protein MATTILFLLSFALFASFSSLTPEAMSKGASLSVENPEVLISPNGVFSAGFYSVGDNAFCFGIWFSKLPSHINSHTNTIVWMANRDQPVNGKRSKLSLLKNGNLILTDAGKFTVWATNTFSFSFVQLFLFNTGNLVLRNTEGVILWESFDFPTDTLLPHQLLTRNTKLVSSRSQTNYSSGFYELFFDHDNLLRLLFNGPDVSSTYWPDPWLVSWEAGRTSYNNSRIAVFNSMGNFSSSDDLTFKSADYGAVLHRRLTLGYDGNIRLYSWEEEKRTWVVSWQAIQKPCTIHGACGANSLCNYVNGSNRKCSCLPGYKMKNRTDWGYGCEPEFDFSCNKNESDFLLLSHVEFYGYDVGFFPNRTFDQCTNLCLEVCNCRAFQYTYHEDTGSSNCYPKTLLLNGYRSSDFNGDTYLKLPKSKYNSYVNHIEEFSLVCSNEDTIELARIYVKDRVNGTVQFMLWFACGVGGLEVLCLFVVCCLLIRTRKISGADKQGYISAATGFKKFTYAELKRATKGFTEEIGRGACGAIYKGVLSDKRVAAIKRLNEANQGEGEFLAEVSIIGRINHMNLIEMWGYCADGKHRLLVYEYMEHGSLAENLSAGTLNWQKRFEIAQGTAKGLAYLHDDCLEWVLHCDVKPQNILLDSNYHPKVADFGLSKLQNRGVFPNSTFSKIRGTRGYMAPEWIFNLPITSKVDVYSYGIVVLEMVTGKGPTRSVHDINEGVEIEHERLVTWVREKKNGEVANWIEDIIDPTMVAGCDMGKMEILVEMALQCVEEDKDARPTMSQVVEMLLRHENDHH; encoded by the coding sequence ATGGCTACTACCATTTTGTTCCTCCTCTCTTTTGCATTATTTGCTTCGTTCTCATCTTTAACACCGGAAGCTATGAGTAAAGGAGCATCTCTTTCCGTTGAGAATCCAGAAGTTTTGATATCACCAAATGGTGTTTTCTCTGCTGGCTTTTACTCTGTCGGTGATAATGCCTTTTGCTTTGGCATATGGTTCAGCAAACTACCATCCCATATTAATTCACATACCAACACCATAGTTTGGATGGCAAACCGTGACCAGCCAGTTAATGGAAAGCGCTCAAAGCTCTCCCTCCTCAAAAATGGCAATCTAATCTTAACTGATGCTGGTAAGTTCACCGTTTGGGCCACAAACACTTTCTCATTCTCCTTTGTTCAATTATTTCTCTTCAACACTGGAAATCTTGTTCTACGTAATACGGAAGGTGTTATTTTGTGGGAAAGCTTTGATTTCCCCACAGATACTCTTCTTCCTCACCAACTACTCACTAGAAACACAAAACTTGTCTCCTCAAGAAGCCAGACCAACTATTCCTCTGGTTTTTATGAACTTTTCTTCGACCACGATAACCTTCTTCGCCTTCTTTTTAATGGTCCTGATGTTTCAAGTACTTACTGGCCTGATCCATGGCTTGTAAGCTGGGAGGCTGGAAGGACCTCCTATAACAATAGTAGAATTGCTGTCTTTAATTCCATGGGGAACTTTAGTTCATCCGATGATTTAACTTTCAAGTCAGCCGACTATGGAGCAGTGCTTCATAGAAGATTGACACTTGGTTACGATGGTAATATTCGGTTGTACAGTTGGGAAGAGGAGAAGCGGACTTGGGTTGTTTCATGGCAAGCCATTCAAAAGCCTTGCACGATTCATGGTGCTTGTGGGGCCAATAGTTTGTGCAATTATGTTAACGGTTCTAACAGGAAATGTTCTTGTCTTCCAGGGTACAAGATGAAAAATCGTACCGACTGGGGTTATGGGTGTGAACCTGAATTTGATTTCTCTTGCAACAAAAATGAGTCTGACTTTTTGCTGCTATCCCACGTTGAATTCTATGGGTATGATGTTGGGTTCTTTCCCAATCGCACCTTTGATCAATGTACGAATTTATGTTTGGAAGTGTGCAATTGCAGAGCATTCCAATACACCTATCACGAGGATACTGGTTCTTCGAATTGTTACCCTAAGACATTATTACTGAATGGATATCGTTCTTCAGATTTCAACGGAGACACCTATTTGAAACTGCCAAAAAGCAAATACAATTCATACGTCAATCATATAGAAGAATTCAGTTTAGTTTGCTCAAATGAAGATACGATAGAGTTGGCTAGAATATATGTAAAAGACCGTGTCAATGGGACAGTGCAATTCATGCTTTGGTTTGCCTGTGGAGTGGGAGGACTTGAAGTCTTATGTCTCTTTGTGGTGTGCTGTCTTTTGATCAGAACCCGGAAAATTTCAGGTGCAGACAAGCAAGGCTATATTAGTGCTGCCACAGGattcaaaaaatttacttaTGCTGAGCTTAAAAGGGCCACAAAGGGTTTTACTGAAGAGATTGGAAGAGGAGCATGCGGAGCTATATACAAAGGAGTATTGTCTGATAAGCGAGTTGCAGCAATCAAGCGTCTCAATGAAGCTAACCAAGGAGAAGGTGAATTTTTAGCTGAAGTAAGCATCATTGGAAGGATTAACCACATGAACTTAATAGAGATGTGGGGTTATTGTGCTGACGGAAAGCATAGGCTTCTGGTATACGAGTACATGGAGCATGGTTCTTTAGCAGAAAACCTTTCGGCCGGCACACTTAACTGGCAGAAAAGGTTTGAAATTGCTCAAGGCACTGCAAAAGGCTTAGCTTATTTGCATGATGATTGCTTGGAGTGGGTTTTACACTGTGATGTAAAACCTCAAAACATACTTCTAGATTCTAATTATCATCCAAAGGTGGCAGATTTTGGTTTGTCTAAGCTACAAAATAGAGGTGTTTTTCCTAATTCAACCTTCTCAAAGATAAGAGGAACTCGAGGTTACATGGCTCCAGAGTGGATTTTTAATCTTCCTATTACCTCCAAAGTGGATGTTTATAGTTATGGAATTGTTGTGTTGGAAATGGTGACGGGAAAGGGTCCAACTAGAAGTGTTCATGATATAAATGAAGGTGTGGAGATAGAACACGAAAGACTGGTTACATGGGTCAGGGAGAAAAAGAATGGAGAGGTTGCAAACTGGATTGAAGATATCATAGACCCCACAATGGTAGCCGGATGTGATATGGGTAAGATGGAAATTTTGGTTGAAATGGCTCTGCAGTGTGTAGAGGAAGACAAAGATGCAAGACCCACCATGAGCCAAGTGGTTGAGATGCTTCTTCGCCATGAAAATGATCATCACTAA